Proteins from a genomic interval of Halopseudomonas litoralis:
- the orn gene encoding oligoribonuclease: MKHPDNLIWIDLEMTGLDSDKDVIIEIATIITDAQLNVLAEGPALAIKQPDALLDGMDEWNTRQHNQSGLVQRVNDSVISLAEAEQMTLEFLCKWVPAGRSPMCGNSICQDRRFLYRGMPSLEQFFHYRNLDVSTLKELAARWAPAVRDGFTKESSHLAMDDIRDSIAELQYYREHFIKV; the protein is encoded by the coding sequence ATGAAACACCCGGACAACTTGATCTGGATCGACCTGGAAATGACCGGTCTTGATTCGGACAAGGACGTGATCATCGAAATTGCCACCATCATCACTGATGCCCAGCTGAACGTGCTGGCCGAGGGGCCGGCGTTGGCGATCAAACAGCCTGACGCGCTGCTGGACGGGATGGATGAGTGGAATACCCGTCAGCACAATCAGTCAGGCCTGGTTCAGCGGGTCAATGACAGCGTCATCAGTCTGGCCGAAGCCGAACAGATGACCCTGGAGTTCCTCTGCAAATGGGTGCCGGCAGGGCGCTCACCCATGTGCGGCAACAGCATCTGTCAGGACCGGCGCTTTCTGTACCGAGGCATGCCGAGCCTGGAGCAGTTCTTCCATTATCGTAACCTTGACGTGTCCACGCTCAAGGAGCTGGCCGCGCGTTGGGCGCCGGCGGTGCGCGATGGCTTCACCAAGGAAAGCAGTCATCTGGCGATGGATGATATTCGCGACTCGATCGCCGAGCTGCAGTATTACCGCGAGCACTTCATCAAAGTGTGA
- the rsgA gene encoding small ribosomal subunit biogenesis GTPase RsgA, giving the protein MAKRHLTRRQSWRIQKVQDERSARATRRANIAEETLLGGDLGPEQEGQVIAHFGVQVDVEASSGPLRGQIRRCHRRANLPALVTGDRIVWRADNQQGGVIVALQPRHTELYRPDHRGQLKPVAANVDRLVIVFAPLPTPHSNLIDRYLVAAEQAGLEPLLVLNKADLLDQGDYAHIRAWLDDYARLGYRTLCLSAGSGEGLDGLREELRDHVNVLVGQSGVGKSSLINALLPDVDLRVGALSEMTGKGTHTTTTARLFHFPAGGDLIDSPGIREFGLTHITPDDLLEGFIEFRPFLGHCRFRDCQHKHEPGCALLEAVASGEISASRIQSYRHILTSLGSS; this is encoded by the coding sequence ATGGCCAAGCGACATCTCACACGACGCCAGAGCTGGCGCATTCAAAAGGTGCAGGACGAGCGCAGCGCACGCGCCACTCGGCGTGCAAACATCGCCGAAGAAACGCTGCTCGGCGGCGATCTGGGCCCCGAACAGGAAGGTCAGGTCATTGCGCATTTCGGTGTGCAGGTGGATGTCGAAGCTTCGTCCGGACCACTGCGGGGCCAGATTCGCCGCTGCCATCGCAGGGCCAACCTGCCGGCACTGGTCACCGGTGACCGCATCGTCTGGCGGGCCGACAATCAACAAGGCGGTGTCATCGTCGCGCTGCAGCCACGGCACACCGAACTCTACCGGCCCGATCATCGCGGCCAGTTGAAACCGGTGGCAGCCAACGTTGACCGACTGGTCATCGTGTTTGCCCCCCTGCCCACCCCGCACAGCAATCTGATCGACCGCTACCTGGTCGCAGCCGAACAGGCTGGGCTGGAACCTCTATTGGTACTGAACAAGGCTGACCTGCTGGATCAGGGTGACTACGCCCATATCCGCGCCTGGCTGGACGACTATGCCCGCCTGGGTTACCGCACACTGTGCCTGTCGGCCGGTTCCGGTGAAGGGCTGGACGGCCTGCGCGAAGAACTGCGTGATCACGTCAACGTGCTGGTCGGCCAGTCCGGCGTGGGCAAATCATCCCTGATCAATGCTCTGCTGCCGGACGTGGATCTGCGTGTCGGTGCGTTGTCGGAAATGACCGGCAAGGGAACACACACCACTACCACCGCACGGCTGTTTCACTTTCCCGCCGGCGGCGACCTGATCGACTCTCCCGGCATTCGCGAGTTCGGACTGACTCACATCACGCCGGATGACCTGCTGGAAGGTTTTATCGAGTTCCGGCCGTTTCTCGGACATTGCCGGTTCCGGGATTGCCAGCATAAGCATGAACCCGGCTGCGCATTGCTTGAGGCGGTGGCCAGCGGAGAAATCTCAGCCAGCCGAATACAAAGCTATCGGCATATTCTCACCAGCCTTGGCAGCAGCTGA
- the motB gene encoding flagellar motor protein MotB translates to MSNNDQPIIVKRVSRKAGGHHGGSWKIAFADFAIAMMAFFLVMWLVTVATPEQLKMVSAYFKDPINFDGGSPHPIDLGGSPVPAPQRTLNEMVADIEPPPLPVEPKIEPLPDKMELRELDLLLQELQNKIDTEPVLQRFRDQILMEFTLEGLRIQIVDAENRPMFASGSPELQPYFEEILLTLADTIAKVPKKISISGHTDAMPYTRRPDYGNWELSTQRANAARRTLLIAGYPEHQVARVVGYADSALFDPENPLNPINRRIDIVVMNKRAEQDMARQAGGTAVETDPEQESPMVEPASAAEGVPEFREEPAVESDQPPLLPEQPAQPPRNLFEDAGQPLQLMGQ, encoded by the coding sequence GTGAGTAACAACGACCAGCCGATTATCGTCAAACGGGTCAGCCGCAAGGCGGGAGGCCACCACGGCGGCTCCTGGAAGATTGCTTTTGCCGATTTTGCGATTGCCATGATGGCGTTCTTCCTGGTGATGTGGCTGGTGACGGTGGCCACGCCGGAACAGTTGAAAATGGTCTCCGCGTATTTCAAGGACCCGATCAATTTCGATGGCGGCAGTCCGCACCCGATTGATCTGGGTGGCTCACCGGTCCCGGCGCCGCAACGCACCCTCAACGAAATGGTCGCCGATATCGAGCCGCCGCCGCTGCCGGTGGAGCCGAAGATCGAACCCTTGCCGGACAAGATGGAGCTGCGTGAGCTGGATCTGCTCTTGCAGGAATTGCAGAACAAGATCGACACCGAGCCGGTTCTGCAGCGATTCCGTGACCAGATTCTGATGGAGTTCACCCTGGAAGGCTTGCGCATCCAGATAGTCGATGCGGAAAACCGGCCGATGTTCGCCAGCGGCAGTCCTGAACTGCAACCTTATTTCGAGGAGATTCTGCTGACCCTGGCCGATACTATCGCCAAGGTGCCGAAGAAGATCAGCATCAGTGGCCACACTGATGCCATGCCTTATACCCGGCGCCCGGATTACGGCAATTGGGAGCTGTCGACTCAGCGGGCGAATGCGGCGCGACGCACACTATTGATAGCCGGCTATCCCGAGCATCAGGTGGCGCGGGTGGTGGGGTATGCCGATTCGGCATTATTCGACCCCGAGAATCCACTCAATCCGATCAACCGGCGGATCGATATTGTGGTCATGAACAAGCGTGCGGAACAGGATATGGCGCGCCAGGCGGGTGGTACAGCAGTAGAAACGGACCCGGAGCAGGAAAGTCCCATGGTGGAGCCGGCGTCCGCAGCCGAGGGGGTGCCGGAATTCCGGGAAGAACCGGCCGTGGAGTCTGATCAACCTCCGCTATTGCCTGAGCAGCCAGCGCAGCCTCCGCGCAACCTGTTCGAGGATGCAGGCCAGCCGCTGCAGCTGATGGGGCAGTAG
- the motA gene encoding flagellar motor stator protein MotA, whose product MLKIAGYVVVLVSVLGGFMLSGGALAALWHPFEILIILGAALGAFLVANSMATVKAVFRKIPIIFFGHRFNKPFYLDVLGLLYEVLNKSRREGMMAIEVDIEEPQESPIFVKYPAILKDAHMTAFICDYLRIMSTGTMAPHELEALFDVEISTLTEELSEPSHAVNRVADALPGFGIVAAVLGIVITMSILGEADNALIGEKVGTALVGTFLGILAAYGFVGPFSAAMQHEATEEANTYEAIKMCLVASAQGLPPALAVEFGRKSLLPDQRPSFAELETSVKGR is encoded by the coding sequence ATGCTGAAAATCGCAGGTTATGTGGTGGTGCTGGTCAGTGTGCTGGGTGGATTCATGCTGTCTGGAGGGGCACTGGCCGCATTGTGGCACCCGTTCGAAATCCTGATCATCCTCGGCGCTGCCCTGGGCGCCTTTCTGGTCGCCAACAGCATGGCGACGGTCAAGGCGGTGTTCCGCAAGATCCCGATCATCTTTTTCGGCCACCGCTTCAATAAGCCTTTCTATCTGGACGTGCTCGGGCTGCTCTATGAAGTCCTCAACAAGAGCCGCCGAGAGGGCATGATGGCGATTGAAGTGGATATCGAAGAGCCGCAGGAAAGCCCGATTTTCGTCAAGTACCCGGCCATCCTCAAGGATGCCCACATGACGGCTTTCATCTGTGACTACCTGCGGATCATGTCCACCGGCACCATGGCGCCGCACGAACTGGAGGCGCTGTTCGATGTGGAAATCTCCACGCTCACCGAGGAGCTGAGCGAGCCGTCCCATGCGGTGAACCGGGTCGCTGATGCGCTGCCGGGTTTCGGTATCGTCGCTGCCGTTCTGGGCATCGTGATCACCATGAGCATTCTTGGCGAGGCGGATAATGCATTGATCGGCGAGAAGGTGGGTACGGCGCTGGTGGGCACCTTTCTCGGCATTCTGGCGGCCTATGGGTTTGTCGGCCCTTTCAGCGCGGCGATGCAGCATGAAGCCACAGAGGAAGCCAATACCTACGAAGCGATCAAGATGTGTCTGGTAGCCAGCGCGCAGGGTTTGCCGCCAGCGCTGGCGGTGGAGTTCGGGCGCAAATCATTGCTGCCCGATCAGCGCCCCAGCTTTGCCGAGCTGGAAACCTCGGTCAAGGGGCGTTGA
- a CDS encoding rhodanese-like domain-containing protein, producing the protein MTTSPLPLLLEPGQLPSPLDPSLFRLVDLSKSEQYLAGHIPGAVHLPPNSITTPAPTPGFLPDVDSLQQIFGALGHHSELHYIVYDDEGGGWAGRFIWILDSIGHTRYSYLNGGLKAWQADGRPLEQEVHQAEPTQPTLTTNDEHTVTAETLMAEQNHPDRVIWDARSPAEHHGEKVLAAKGGHIPGAINFEWTAGMDPQRGLRLRSDLAEQLSALGITSDREVVTHCQTHHRSGFTYLAAKILGYPRVKAYAGSWSEWGNHPDTPVEL; encoded by the coding sequence ATGACCACGTCCCCACTACCTTTGCTCCTGGAGCCGGGCCAGCTGCCCAGCCCGCTTGATCCCAGCCTGTTTCGGCTGGTGGATCTGAGTAAATCCGAGCAGTATCTGGCCGGCCATATCCCCGGTGCCGTACACCTGCCGCCCAACAGCATCACCACTCCTGCGCCGACGCCGGGTTTTCTGCCTGATGTGGACAGCCTGCAGCAGATCTTCGGTGCGCTGGGTCATCATTCCGAGCTGCATTATATTGTCTATGACGACGAAGGCGGTGGCTGGGCCGGACGCTTCATCTGGATTCTCGACAGCATCGGCCACACCCGTTACAGCTACCTCAATGGCGGTCTGAAAGCGTGGCAGGCTGACGGTCGACCGCTGGAACAGGAGGTTCATCAGGCCGAACCGACCCAGCCGACACTGACGACCAATGACGAACACACGGTGACGGCAGAAACGCTGATGGCAGAGCAGAACCACCCTGACCGGGTGATCTGGGATGCCCGCTCGCCGGCGGAACATCACGGCGAGAAAGTGCTGGCTGCCAAGGGCGGGCACATTCCCGGCGCGATCAATTTCGAATGGACCGCTGGCATGGACCCGCAGCGCGGTCTGCGTCTGCGTTCCGATCTCGCCGAGCAGCTATCGGCGCTGGGTATTACCTCTGACCGGGAGGTGGTCACCCATTGTCAGACGCACCACCGTTCCGGCTTCACTTATCTGGCGGCCAAAATCCTTGGCTATCCACGGGTCAAGGCCTATGCCGGCTCCTGGTCCGAATGGGGCAACCACCCCGACACTCCCGTTGAACTCTGA
- the asd gene encoding archaetidylserine decarboxylase (Phosphatidylserine decarboxylase is synthesized as a single chain precursor. Generation of the pyruvoyl active site from a Ser is coupled to cleavage of a Gly-Ser bond between the larger (beta) and smaller (alpha chains). It is an integral membrane protein.) yields MRNRLFITSQYLLPQHQLSRLAGGLANCTWSWVKNPFINWFVKRYQVDMSQAVEPDPTAYRCFNDFFTRALLPDARPLDEGEKSILCPADGAISQLGRIEHGRIFQAKGQSFSVLELLGGNPLHAEQFQGGEFATVYLSPSDYHRVHMPLGGTLREMVYVPGKLFSVNQTTAENVPELFARNERVVCLFDTDAGPMAVVLVGAMIVASVETVWAGLVAPPQRQLRSEAYGHSAPELDRGAEMGRFKLGSTAIVLFAPGHARWDEHLTAGSLVRMGQKMGERLNPSS; encoded by the coding sequence ATGCGCAATCGCTTGTTCATTACTTCGCAATACCTGTTGCCGCAGCACCAGTTATCACGCCTTGCCGGTGGGCTGGCCAATTGCACCTGGAGCTGGGTAAAAAACCCCTTCATCAATTGGTTCGTCAAGCGCTACCAGGTCGACATGAGCCAGGCGGTCGAGCCGGACCCGACGGCCTATCGCTGCTTCAATGACTTCTTCACCCGCGCCCTGCTGCCCGATGCAAGGCCACTGGATGAAGGTGAGAAAAGCATCCTGTGCCCGGCCGATGGCGCGATCAGCCAGCTTGGTCGTATCGAGCATGGCCGCATCTTTCAGGCCAAGGGTCAGAGTTTCAGCGTGCTGGAGCTGCTTGGCGGTAACCCGCTGCATGCCGAGCAGTTTCAGGGCGGCGAGTTTGCCACCGTCTACCTGTCGCCCAGCGACTACCACCGCGTACATATGCCATTGGGTGGCACATTGCGGGAAATGGTCTATGTACCAGGTAAACTGTTCTCGGTGAACCAGACCACCGCAGAAAATGTGCCGGAACTGTTTGCGCGCAATGAGCGGGTGGTGTGTCTTTTCGATACCGATGCTGGCCCCATGGCCGTGGTATTGGTGGGTGCAATGATTGTAGCCTCGGTGGAAACCGTATGGGCCGGACTGGTCGCCCCGCCACAACGCCAGTTGCGCAGCGAAGCCTATGGCCATAGCGCACCGGAGCTGGATCGCGGCGCGGAAATGGGCCGTTTCAAACTCGGCTCCACGGCCATCGTATTGTTCGCCCCCGGGCATGCCCGCTGGGATGAACATCTGACAGCGGGAAGCTTGGTGCGCATGGGTCAGAAAATGGGCGAACGGCTCAACCCCTCCAGCTGA
- a CDS encoding DUF3360 family protein, with product MNNNDPSYREQHRPSREFPTRAQYLEHELEILAPRRWRANLPFRDYRFEFEDWVPAMAATIGKIVMVAAIVGAFAGPLGLSSEFVIENARYEMIIAAVLFVILFSGFLIPTANLAGTHGPLIPMIPLIVASGGHPMALGILVGVFGLALALLRGGSLLARLTSDGVCGGLLLYLGFIGVIAQIKVLFSWADGFGMGHIAFIVVFATIVMYALLEHWRLRWLAIPLGCIMAACIALALGAPFEFTTEPGIPNMNPAYWWGEETGWQVGLPELHHFIAVAPFAILAVAMWSPDFLGHRIFQQLNYPPKARKALMNIDDTMRVASIRQLVGTTLGGGNLASSWGTFMVPAAIAKRPIPAGAVLTGVLCIVAAVWGYPMDLAVWPPVLSVALLVGVFLPLLEAGMQMTREGKTSQSAAIVVFSSALVNPVFGWSLTMLLDNMGFIGDRERGQGLCRLDRWVIPSVMFVGLCAVMLAIGMLPGIPAMLASFRVLD from the coding sequence ATGAATAATAACGATCCGAGTTACCGGGAGCAGCACCGGCCCAGCCGGGAGTTCCCGACCCGCGCGCAATACCTTGAGCATGAACTGGAAATTCTGGCACCGCGGCGCTGGCGCGCCAACCTGCCGTTCCGTGACTACCGCTTCGAGTTTGAAGATTGGGTTCCCGCCATGGCGGCGACCATCGGCAAGATTGTCATGGTTGCTGCCATCGTTGGCGCCTTCGCCGGACCGCTGGGGTTATCCAGTGAGTTCGTCATCGAAAACGCCCGCTACGAGATGATCATCGCAGCAGTGCTTTTCGTTATCCTGTTTTCCGGCTTTCTGATTCCGACCGCCAACCTTGCGGGCACTCATGGGCCGTTGATTCCCATGATCCCGCTGATCGTGGCCTCCGGTGGGCACCCCATGGCACTGGGGATTCTGGTCGGCGTGTTCGGGCTGGCGCTGGCACTGCTGCGCGGCGGCAGTCTGTTGGCGCGGCTGACCAGCGACGGTGTCTGTGGCGGTTTGTTGCTTTATCTGGGCTTTATCGGCGTCATCGCGCAGATCAAGGTCCTGTTCAGTTGGGCTGACGGCTTCGGTATGGGGCATATCGCCTTTATCGTGGTATTTGCCACCATCGTCATGTACGCCCTGCTGGAGCATTGGCGGCTGCGTTGGCTGGCCATCCCGCTGGGCTGCATCATGGCCGCCTGCATCGCTCTGGCATTGGGTGCGCCCTTCGAATTCACGACCGAGCCGGGAATTCCGAACATGAATCCGGCCTATTGGTGGGGTGAGGAGACCGGTTGGCAGGTCGGGCTGCCGGAGCTGCACCATTTCATTGCCGTGGCGCCTTTTGCCATATTGGCCGTGGCCATGTGGTCGCCGGACTTTCTGGGGCATCGCATCTTCCAGCAGCTCAATTATCCGCCCAAGGCGCGGAAAGCCCTGATGAATATTGACGACACCATGCGTGTGGCGTCGATCCGCCAATTGGTGGGTACCACACTGGGCGGCGGCAACCTGGCCTCTTCCTGGGGGACCTTCATGGTGCCGGCAGCCATTGCCAAGCGTCCGATTCCTGCGGGTGCGGTGCTCACCGGCGTGCTCTGCATAGTGGCAGCTGTCTGGGGGTATCCGATGGATCTGGCGGTCTGGCCGCCGGTGTTGAGCGTGGCACTGCTGGTGGGGGTTTTTCTGCCGTTGCTGGAGGCCGGCATGCAGATGACCCGTGAGGGCAAGACTTCGCAGTCAGCTGCTATCGTGGTGTTTTCGTCTGCGCTGGTGAATCCCGTGTTCGGCTGGTCGCTGACCATGCTGCTCGACAACATGGGCTTCATCGGCGATCGCGAGCGTGGCCAAGGCCTGTGCCGACTGGACCGTTGGGTGATTCCCTCGGTGATGTTCGTCGGGCTATGCGCAGTGATGCTGGCGATCGGCATGCTCCCCGGAATACCGGCAATGCTCGCATCGTTCCGCGTACTGGATTGA
- the epmA gene encoding elongation factor P--(R)-beta-lysine ligase, whose product MNWHPTAPMNNLRRRAEIINGIRRFFAEREVLEVETPSLSAAAVSDPHLFPFATDYVPEGGGRAQTLYLHTSPEYPMKRLLAAGSGCIWQLCRVYRNGERGSRHNPEFSMLEWYRVGFDHHQLMEEIDDLVDDVLGCGRSRRVTYAALFAEHLDVDIHACDDAVLARLGAKRCDFRGELDRDGWLNLLFSHCIEPQLREPTMVYAFPASQAALAQVVEGDDRVPAAARFELFIEGMELANGYFELTDWAEQQRRFTVDQQQRESLERPVLPVDERLVEALQQGLPACAGVALGVDRLVMLALGAERIDEVIAFPLDRA is encoded by the coding sequence ATGAACTGGCACCCGACAGCACCCATGAACAACCTGCGCCGCCGTGCCGAGATCATCAATGGCATCCGCCGCTTCTTTGCCGAGCGCGAGGTACTGGAAGTGGAAACCCCCAGCCTGTCGGCGGCGGCGGTCAGCGATCCGCACCTGTTCCCCTTTGCCACCGATTATGTTCCCGAAGGCGGTGGGCGGGCGCAGACCCTGTATCTGCACACCTCACCGGAGTACCCGATGAAGCGCTTGTTGGCCGCCGGTAGTGGTTGTATCTGGCAGCTGTGCCGGGTCTACCGCAACGGGGAGCGTGGCAGTCGGCATAACCCCGAATTCAGCATGCTGGAATGGTACCGGGTGGGCTTTGATCACCATCAGTTGATGGAAGAGATTGATGATCTGGTTGACGACGTGCTGGGTTGCGGCCGTTCCCGGCGGGTGACTTACGCTGCGCTGTTTGCCGAACATCTGGATGTGGATATCCATGCCTGTGACGATGCGGTATTGGCACGACTGGGTGCTAAGCGCTGCGACTTTCGTGGCGAGCTGGATCGTGATGGCTGGCTCAATCTGCTGTTCTCCCACTGTATTGAACCGCAGTTGCGCGAGCCGACCATGGTGTATGCTTTTCCTGCTTCCCAGGCGGCGCTGGCTCAGGTTGTGGAGGGAGATGACCGGGTGCCCGCGGCGGCTCGTTTCGAGCTTTTCATCGAGGGCATGGAGTTGGCGAACGGGTACTTCGAGTTGACCGACTGGGCTGAACAGCAGCGCCGTTTCACCGTCGATCAGCAGCAGCGTGAGAGCCTGGAGCGGCCGGTACTGCCGGTGGATGAGCGTCTGGTCGAGGCGTTGCAGCAAGGTTTGCCAGCTTGTGCCGGGGTCGCGCTGGGTGTCGACCGGCTGGTGATGCTGGCGCTGGGAGCGGAGCGCATCGATGAGGTGATTGCTTTCCCGCTGGACCGCGCCTGA
- the mnhG gene encoding monovalent cation/H(+) antiporter subunit G — translation MNDLIAFAGSVLVLLGALFSLLGALGVWRLPDAYSRMHSASKAGALGAILILLGTLFATAGHAWFTILVAIAVLLLTAPMAAHAISRAGHLAGVRPEVGPLGDALQRDRDRNIDQ, via the coding sequence ATGAATGACCTTATCGCCTTTGCCGGCTCGGTTCTGGTGCTGCTGGGAGCGCTGTTCAGTCTGCTGGGAGCGCTTGGTGTATGGCGCCTGCCTGATGCCTACAGTCGGATGCATTCAGCCAGCAAGGCGGGCGCCCTGGGGGCAATCCTGATCCTGCTGGGGACGCTGTTTGCTACGGCAGGTCATGCCTGGTTCACCATCCTGGTGGCGATTGCGGTGTTGCTGCTCACCGCGCCGATGGCGGCTCATGCCATCTCGCGTGCCGGCCATCTGGCGGGCGTACGGCCAGAAGTCGGCCCGCTTGGTGATGCGCTGCAACGTGACAGGGACCGCAATATCGATCAGTGA
- a CDS encoding monovalent cation/H+ antiporter complex subunit F has protein sequence MNVVLAGQAWVLPLAGGMLVLSTVLVMWRLLVGPSRPDRAVAIDALTMIGVAGGAVLALMREQQVLLDVAIILAIVSFLGSVAFALLFLGSHRSDDSQARLEQRNREDSE, from the coding sequence GTGAATGTGGTCCTGGCGGGTCAGGCCTGGGTGCTGCCGCTGGCTGGCGGCATGCTGGTTCTCAGCACAGTATTGGTAATGTGGCGTTTGCTGGTGGGGCCGAGCAGGCCGGATCGGGCGGTCGCCATCGATGCGTTAACCATGATAGGTGTGGCAGGGGGCGCTGTTCTGGCTCTGATGCGGGAACAGCAAGTGCTGTTGGATGTGGCCATCATACTGGCGATTGTCAGCTTCCTGGGCAGTGTCGCCTTTGCGTTACTGTTCCTCGGCTCTCACCGCAGTGATGACTCACAGGCTCGACTGGAACAGCGGAATCGGGAGGACAGCGAATGA
- a CDS encoding Na+/H+ antiporter subunit E: protein MMVYLHLLLATGLAMLLAQASPLYWVLAFAALYPLFRLCGLAHGASRLYAMRIEAGAIFVPWFTYQVFHASLDVAKIVLNPRRQIESAVVCVPVQTQDKRLITLIGCLLSLTPGTLALDYRPRTGEMFVHVLDTRSIESITGAIAEIERRLMRWVRPLGGGR from the coding sequence ATGATGGTGTATCTGCACCTGCTGCTCGCGACAGGACTGGCCATGCTGCTGGCGCAGGCGAGCCCGCTCTACTGGGTACTGGCGTTTGCGGCTCTGTACCCGTTATTTCGGCTGTGTGGGCTGGCACATGGGGCCAGTCGCCTGTACGCGATGCGTATTGAAGCCGGCGCGATATTTGTGCCCTGGTTTACCTATCAGGTATTTCATGCGTCGCTGGATGTGGCGAAGATCGTATTGAATCCGCGTCGGCAGATCGAATCCGCTGTGGTTTGCGTTCCGGTGCAAACGCAGGACAAGCGGTTGATCACACTGATTGGCTGCTTGCTGTCTCTGACCCCGGGCACACTGGCGCTGGACTACCGGCCGCGCACAGGAGAGATGTTCGTGCATGTCCTGGATACTCGTTCGATAGAGTCCATTACCGGCGCCATTGCCGAGATAGAACGTCGTCTCATGCGCTGGGTAAGACCGCTGGGAGGTGGCCGGTGA
- a CDS encoding proton-conducting transporter transmembrane domain-containing protein: MNVLIVLPILIPLSTLLLALLVRRRHAWVTAISMTGAALLLIVGLYLVALAAEGRVLSAQMGGWAAPYGISLVIDRLSAVMVAITGVIGLATLVYCFRQPMPADFLRDTHLFIQGLLTGICGAFITADVFNLYVWFEVLLIGSFALIALGGGERRLSGAMTYLVLNMLATLLFLLAAGLVYGATGTLNMGELALLFRADQASSGAWLGVVLMLVSFSIKAALFPLFGWLPASYHVAWTPVSALFAGLLTKVGVYALIRLVTLLWPEPGVVHSVLLWVACATMIIGVLGAAAQTEVRRILSFHIVSQVGYMVLGLALATPLALAGAVFYLIHHIVVKANLFFVGGIAARLTGSERLAAMGGLYARAPLLAILFAIPALSLAGIPPLSGFWAKFVLVKASLDAGIWMAAFFALFTGIFTLLSMSKIWNETFLKAHPEPQQLGVVGGGPRGAWFTVVVLALITVMIGLGAGPVMNYAMAASAQLIEAPAYLQLLHRGGE, encoded by the coding sequence ATGAATGTACTGATCGTACTGCCCATTCTCATTCCGCTGTCGACCCTGCTGCTCGCGCTGCTGGTCAGGCGCCGTCATGCCTGGGTCACCGCCATCAGCATGACGGGCGCGGCCCTGTTATTAATCGTTGGTCTTTATCTGGTCGCGCTTGCCGCCGAGGGCAGGGTGCTCAGCGCTCAGATGGGCGGGTGGGCTGCTCCGTACGGCATCAGTCTGGTGATAGATCGGCTGTCTGCAGTGATGGTCGCGATTACCGGGGTGATCGGGTTGGCTACGCTGGTCTATTGTTTCCGCCAGCCAATGCCAGCCGATTTTCTGCGCGATACCCATCTGTTCATCCAGGGACTGCTGACCGGCATCTGTGGGGCGTTCATCACTGCTGACGTATTCAACCTGTATGTCTGGTTCGAGGTTCTGCTGATCGGGTCGTTCGCGCTGATTGCCTTGGGCGGCGGTGAGCGACGCCTGTCGGGTGCCATGACCTATCTGGTGCTGAATATGCTGGCGACACTGTTGTTTCTACTCGCTGCCGGGCTGGTATATGGGGCGACCGGGACCTTGAATATGGGCGAGCTGGCGCTGCTCTTTCGCGCCGATCAGGCCAGTTCGGGCGCCTGGCTGGGTGTTGTGCTGATGTTGGTTTCGTTTTCGATCAAGGCTGCGCTTTTTCCCCTGTTCGGTTGGCTTCCGGCCAGCTATCACGTGGCCTGGACGCCCGTCTCCGCCTTGTTCGCCGGACTGCTGACCAAGGTCGGTGTCTACGCTCTGATTCGCCTGGTGACCTTGCTCTGGCCGGAACCCGGCGTGGTCCATTCGGTGCTGCTGTGGGTGGCCTGTGCGACCATGATCATCGGTGTGCTGGGTGCTGCTGCGCAGACCGAAGTGCGACGCATATTGTCATTTCATATCGTCAGTCAGGTGGGATACATGGTGCTCGGGCTGGCGCTGGCTACGCCGCTGGCATTGGCAGGGGCGGTCTTCTATCTGATTCACCATATCGTGGTTAAGGCCAATCTGTTCTTCGTCGGCGGCATCGCTGCACGGCTGACCGGCTCCGAGCGTCTGGCGGCGATGGGTGGGCTATATGCGCGTGCGCCTCTGTTGGCCATTCTGTTTGCCATACCCGCACTGTCTCTGGCAGGCATACCACCATTGTCGGGATTCTGGGCCAAGTTTGTACTGGTCAAGGCCAGCCTGGACGCTGGAATCTGGATGGCAGCATTCTTCGCCTTGTTTACCGGCATTTTCACCTTGTTATCGATGAGCAAGATCTGGAATGAAACTTTTCTCAAGGCACATCCCGAGCCGCAGCAGCTTGGTGTGGTGGGCGGTGGACCGCGTGGCGCCTGGTTCACAGTCGTTGTGTTGGCGCTGATCACGGTGATGATAGGTCTGGGCGCCGGCCCGGTAATGAACTACGCCATGGCAGCGTCGGCCCAACTGATAGAGGCGCCAGCCTACCTGCAGCTGTTGCACAGAGGGGGCGAATGA